One genomic region from Anabaena sp. PCC 7108 encodes:
- a CDS encoding ferredoxin-thioredoxin reductase variable chain: MKVGDRIRVKESVVVYHHPEHRGQAFDLKGTEGEINAIVTQWKDRPVSANFPLLVQFSKKFKAHLRENEIEII, translated from the coding sequence ATGAAAGTTGGCGATCGCATTCGTGTTAAAGAGTCGGTAGTAGTTTATCATCATCCTGAGCATCGCGGCCAGGCTTTTGACCTCAAAGGTACAGAAGGCGAAATTAACGCTATCGTTACTCAATGGAAAGATAGACCTGTGAGCGCTAACTTTCCCCTGTTAGTCCAGTTTAGTAAAAAATTTAAAGCTCATTTACGCGAAAATGAAATAGAAATCATCTAA
- a CDS encoding YdcF family protein, with translation MFLYLSKLLPLFFYPLGLASLSLIVALVTLWKRPRVAAMAISLSLILLLVCSNAWVAKNLVRSLEWQNIPAAEVPASEAIVVLGGATKSGIWPRPTVDLSESGDRVIYAAQLYLQKKAPMIILSGGRIDWRGSGSPESADMATILTSIGIPSQVIIQEPDSLNTYQNAVNVKKILEYRGIKQVLLITSAMHMPRSLKIFQRQGIDVIPAPTDFLVSRGELQELVSTPKAAILNLLPDTDSLNQFTSALKEYIGYFVYSLRGWL, from the coding sequence ATGTTTCTATATCTTTCTAAATTACTGCCTCTGTTTTTTTATCCTCTGGGATTAGCTAGTCTTAGTTTAATAGTGGCTTTGGTAACGTTGTGGAAACGTCCACGAGTTGCGGCAATGGCTATTAGTCTATCTTTAATTTTATTATTGGTTTGTAGTAATGCTTGGGTGGCTAAAAATCTGGTGCGATCGCTAGAATGGCAAAATATCCCTGCTGCGGAAGTACCAGCATCTGAGGCGATTGTGGTTTTAGGTGGTGCGACAAAATCAGGTATTTGGCCTCGTCCAACTGTGGATTTAAGTGAATCGGGCGATCGCGTTATTTATGCTGCTCAACTCTATCTGCAAAAAAAAGCACCTATGATAATTTTAAGTGGCGGCCGCATCGATTGGCGTGGTAGTGGTTCTCCAGAATCAGCAGATATGGCTACTATTCTCACATCTATTGGTATTCCTTCACAAGTAATTATTCAAGAACCAGATTCTTTAAACACTTATCAAAATGCTGTAAATGTCAAGAAAATTCTCGAATATCGTGGTATTAAACAGGTATTATTAATAACTTCTGCCATGCATATGCCGCGATCGCTCAAAATATTTCAGCGTCAAGGTATTGATGTTATCCCTGCACCAACTGACTTTTTAGTTAGTCGAGGTGAATTGCAAGAATTAGTCAGCACTCCCAAAGCCGCTATACTGAATTTATTACCTGATACTGATAGCTTGAACCAGTTTACCAGTGCTTTAAAAGAATATATTGGATATTTTGTTTATAGCTTACGAGGTTGGTTATGA
- a CDS encoding AAA family ATPase — translation MTETNLSPLIEQMLQPGFYPHAVTEPIQLIQTHVSYVLLTGDYVYKLKKPVNFGFLDFSTLEKRQHFCQEEFRLNQRGAGELYLEVLPVTLVGEQYHLDGIGETVDYTLKMRQFPQESLFSELFAEGKLNESNLENLGRVVAAYHAQAESNDYIRSFGEVPKVRLAIDENYGQTEKYIGKPQTQEQFEQTKEYTDKFFAQYPELFTSRIANNYIRECHGDLHLRNIALWNDKILLFDCIEFNEPFRFVDVMYDVAFTVMDIEARGRQDLGNAFLNAYVEQTGDWEGLQVLPLYLSRQAYVRAKVTSFLLDDPTVPATVKDEAAKTASAYYHQAWEYTKPKQGQLILMSGLSGSGKSTTARYLARKLGAVHLRSDAVRKHLAGIPLLERGGDQIYTPEMTQKTYGKLLTLGIILANQGWRVILDAKYDRQHLRQDAISQAQQHQLPLKIIQCTAPLEVLQERLVNRAGDIADATADLLVSQLNQAEPFTDTEQAYLQILDTTQPLETQLQALISE, via the coding sequence ATGACAGAAACAAATCTTTCTCCCCTCATTGAACAAATGTTACAGCCCGGATTTTATCCTCATGCAGTAACAGAACCAATTCAACTCATTCAAACTCATGTTTCTTACGTATTGCTAACTGGAGATTATGTTTATAAACTCAAAAAACCTGTAAATTTTGGCTTTTTAGACTTCTCTACTTTAGAAAAACGCCAACATTTTTGTCAGGAAGAGTTCCGTTTAAATCAGCGGGGAGCAGGTGAATTGTACTTAGAAGTTTTACCTGTAACTTTAGTAGGAGAACAATATCATTTAGATGGAATAGGAGAAACTGTAGACTATACACTAAAAATGCGTCAGTTTCCTCAAGAGTCTCTATTTAGTGAACTTTTTGCTGAGGGTAAGTTAAATGAGAGTAACTTAGAAAATTTGGGACGAGTGGTAGCTGCATACCATGCCCAAGCTGAGAGTAATGATTATATTCGCAGCTTTGGAGAAGTGCCAAAAGTGCGGTTAGCGATTGATGAAAATTACGGGCAAACTGAAAAATATATTGGTAAACCTCAAACACAAGAACAGTTTGAGCAAACAAAAGAATATACAGATAAGTTTTTTGCTCAATATCCAGAATTATTTACCAGCAGAATTGCCAATAACTACATTCGTGAATGTCACGGAGATTTACACCTCAGAAATATTGCTCTGTGGAATGACAAAATACTATTATTTGACTGCATTGAGTTTAATGAGCCGTTCCGCTTTGTTGATGTTATGTATGATGTGGCGTTTACGGTGATGGATATTGAAGCGCGAGGCCGTCAAGATTTAGGAAATGCTTTCTTAAATGCTTATGTAGAGCAAACTGGAGATTGGGAAGGTTTGCAGGTGTTACCTTTGTATTTGAGTCGTCAAGCTTATGTCAGGGCTAAGGTGACTTCGTTTTTGTTAGATGATCCAACTGTACCTGCGACTGTGAAGGATGAAGCTGCAAAAACAGCATCTGCATATTATCACCAAGCTTGGGAATATACTAAACCTAAACAAGGACAACTGATTTTGATGTCTGGTTTGTCAGGTTCTGGTAAAAGTACCACAGCTAGATATTTGGCACGGAAATTGGGGGCAGTTCATTTGCGCTCAGATGCTGTGCGTAAGCATTTAGCGGGAATTCCTCTATTAGAACGTGGTGGTGATCAGATATATACACCTGAGATGACACAGAAGACTTATGGTAAGTTGTTGACACTAGGAATTATCCTAGCTAATCAAGGTTGGAGGGTGATTTTAGATGCTAAATATGACCGTCAGCATTTACGCCAAGATGCCATATCTCAAGCACAACAACATCAATTACCTCTCAAAATTATCCAATGTACAGCACCTTTAGAAGTGTTACAAGAGCGTCTTGTTAATCGTGCTGGTGATATTGCTGATGCTACTGCTGATTTGTTGGTTTCTCAACTTAACCAAGCTGAACCTTTTACAGACACAGAGCAAGCATATCTCCAAATTTTGGATACTACTCAACCATTAGAGACACAATTACAAGCATTAATTTCTGAATAG
- the rplY gene encoding 50S ribosomal protein L25, whose protein sequence is MAITVESQKRPEGSKPNALRRSGLIPANLYGHKGTESISLVVNAKVVERLLKQAIPNKTEIQLDIPELEWSGKTVLREVQIHPAKGTTYHLSFFAGNKD, encoded by the coding sequence ATGGCAATTACAGTCGAATCTCAAAAACGTCCAGAAGGTAGCAAACCAAACGCTTTGCGCCGTTCAGGTTTAATACCTGCAAATTTATACGGTCACAAAGGTACTGAATCAATTTCTCTAGTAGTTAATGCTAAAGTCGTTGAACGCCTTCTCAAGCAAGCTATTCCTAACAAAACAGAAATTCAACTTGATATTCCTGAACTTGAGTGGAGTGGTAAAACCGTGCTTCGTGAAGTTCAAATTCACCCAGCAAAGGGTACAACCTACCACCTCAGTTTTTTTGCTGGTAATAAGGACTAA
- a CDS encoding adenylosuccinate synthase — translation MANVIVIGAQWGDEGKGKITDLLSRSADVVVRYQGGVNAGHTIVVQGQTFKLHLIPSGILYPKTECIIGCGTVIDPQVLIKELEQLEQLNISTANLLISQTAHVTMPYHRMIDKASEEVRGNHKIGTTGRGIGPTYADKSERIGIRMLDLMDSDGLREQLEWTINYKNTILEKLYNLPPLDPQAVIAEYLGYAERLRPYVIDTSLKIYDAVLRRRNILFEGAQGTLLDLDHGTYPYVTSSNPVAGGACVGSGLGPTMIDRVIGVSKAYTTRVGEGPFPTELDGKVGELLCDRGAEFGTTTGRKRRCGWFDAVIGRYAVRINGMDCIAITKLDVLDELEEINVCVAYEIDGEHCEHFPTSARQFARCRPIYKTLPGWQVSTSHCRTLEELPKQALDYLKFLAELMEVPIAIVSLGASRDQTIIVEDPIHGPKRGLLNPDGTAVSILSA, via the coding sequence TTGGCTAACGTCATTGTCATAGGTGCCCAGTGGGGCGATGAAGGAAAAGGTAAAATAACTGACTTACTCAGCCGCTCCGCAGATGTGGTGGTACGTTACCAAGGGGGAGTGAACGCTGGGCATACAATCGTAGTCCAAGGTCAGACGTTTAAGCTGCACTTAATCCCCTCTGGTATTTTATATCCAAAAACCGAGTGCATTATCGGCTGTGGAACAGTCATAGATCCACAGGTTTTGATTAAAGAACTCGAACAACTAGAACAATTAAATATTTCCACGGCTAATTTGCTCATATCTCAGACGGCTCATGTCACCATGCCCTACCATCGCATGATTGACAAGGCATCAGAGGAAGTACGAGGAAATCATAAAATCGGTACTACAGGTAGAGGTATTGGTCCTACCTACGCTGATAAATCGGAACGTATAGGCATCAGAATGCTAGACTTGATGGACTCTGATGGACTCCGTGAGCAGTTAGAGTGGACGATCAACTATAAAAATACCATTTTAGAAAAGCTGTATAATCTGCCGCCTCTAGATCCTCAAGCAGTAATTGCAGAGTATTTAGGATATGCAGAAAGGTTGCGTCCTTATGTGATAGATACCTCGCTGAAAATTTATGATGCAGTTTTACGGCGGCGCAATATCTTATTTGAAGGCGCACAAGGTACACTTCTCGATTTGGATCATGGAACTTATCCCTATGTTACCTCCTCAAACCCTGTAGCTGGAGGAGCTTGTGTTGGTAGCGGGTTGGGACCAACAATGATTGATCGGGTAATTGGGGTTTCCAAAGCTTACACAACCAGAGTAGGTGAAGGTCCTTTCCCCACCGAATTGGACGGAAAAGTGGGAGAATTGTTGTGCGATCGCGGGGCAGAATTTGGCACAACAACGGGCAGAAAACGCCGCTGTGGTTGGTTTGATGCGGTTATTGGTCGCTATGCAGTCCGCATTAACGGTATGGATTGTATAGCAATTACTAAACTTGATGTTCTCGATGAATTAGAGGAAATCAATGTTTGTGTAGCTTATGAAATTGATGGTGAACACTGCGAACACTTCCCCACCAGCGCTCGTCAGTTCGCGCGTTGTCGTCCCATCTACAAAACCCTACCAGGATGGCAGGTGTCAACTAGTCACTGTCGCACCCTGGAAGAGTTACCAAAGCAAGCTCTAGACTATCTTAAATTCTTAGCAGAATTGATGGAAGTCCCGATTGCGATTGTCTCCTTGGGAGCAAGTCGTGATCAAACCATAATTGTAGAAGACCCTATTCACGGACCAAAACGCGGTCTGTTAAATCCAGACGGTACAGCCGTATCTATACTGAGTGCATAG